One Pullulanibacillus sp. KACC 23026 DNA segment encodes these proteins:
- the fliR gene encoding flagellar biosynthetic protein FliR encodes MTIDTSLWWPFLLIFVRISSFMISAPVFSGRQIPASFKIGFSVILSVLCAGVVKDSFDNLSIGLLVILILKEFMVGIVLGLIPSILLYSVELAGSLLDIQIGFSMANLFDPMFNTNTQLTGRLQNILTMLVFFATDAHHLLIQGILASFDWIALPSMVPAWSDGRLSTFILQCLSQMFMIGFMMAAPIIGTLFLVDLAIGIIARAVPQMNIFAVAPPLKIILNFVIYILVLPSFFYLVNILLENMFDSMSSILKIMGA; translated from the coding sequence ATGACCATTGACACTTCTCTATGGTGGCCCTTCTTATTGATTTTTGTACGGATTAGCTCATTTATGATCAGTGCTCCCGTGTTTTCTGGCCGGCAAATCCCTGCCTCCTTTAAGATTGGGTTTAGTGTCATTCTAAGTGTTCTTTGTGCAGGGGTCGTGAAAGATTCGTTTGATAATCTATCAATCGGCTTGCTGGTTATCTTGATCCTTAAAGAGTTTATGGTCGGAATCGTATTAGGTCTTATTCCAAGTATTCTTCTTTATTCCGTTGAACTGGCAGGGTCTTTACTAGATATCCAGATTGGGTTTTCGATGGCCAATTTGTTTGACCCCATGTTTAACACGAACACGCAGCTTACCGGACGATTGCAGAATATCTTGACGATGCTCGTTTTCTTTGCAACCGATGCCCACCATTTATTAATACAAGGCATTTTAGCGAGCTTTGATTGGATTGCCTTACCATCCATGGTTCCGGCTTGGTCCGATGGCAGGCTGTCGACCTTTATCCTTCAATGTCTCTCACAAATGTTTATGATTGGGTTTATGATGGCGGCCCCTATCATTGGTACTTTATTCCTCGTGGACCTGGCCATTGGCATTATTGCGCGAGCAGTGCCGCAAATGAATATCTTTGCCGTCGCTCCACCGCTTAAAATTATACTCAATTTTGTGATCTATATCTTGGTCTTACCGAGTTTCTTTTATTTAGTCAATATCCTCTTAGAGAACATGTTTGATTCCATGTCATCCATCTTGAAGATTATGGGGGCTTAA
- the fliQ gene encoding flagellar biosynthesis protein FliQ has product MSTEMIMKLAQDSVYTILIIIAPVAGIALLVGLIVSIFQATTQIQEQTLSFVPKLVAVFLSLLFFGGWMLQHLVDFTQHLLGNLAQYVG; this is encoded by the coding sequence ATGTCTACTGAAATGATTATGAAACTTGCCCAAGATTCTGTGTATACGATCTTAATTATCATCGCCCCAGTTGCGGGGATCGCCTTGCTTGTTGGACTGATCGTCAGTATTTTTCAAGCGACGACCCAAATCCAGGAACAAACGCTCTCCTTTGTCCCAAAACTGGTTGCCGTCTTTCTCTCACTTCTCTTTTTTGGGGGCTGGATGCTGCAGCATCTCGTTGATTTCACTCAACATTTGTTAGGTAATCTGGCGCAGTATGTGGGCTAA
- a CDS encoding FliA/WhiG family RNA polymerase sigma factor yields MNYAVKEPNSLHHLWIKFRENQDSLSRETLVKQYVHLVEQMAGRMSVSVPERIFSKEDLMSLGYIGLLEAIEKFDYTKGYQFETFGLWRIKGAMLDGIRKMDWIPRGVRDKAKRLNSALRELEQQFLRSPTDAELSDYLNLSLDEVDETMSALSLSTVLSLNETLPTTNGEGKDQTRIESIVDEQNPSQEQHIQMEEFKTLMADVIDQMPEKERLVISLFYYEGLSKVEIADVLNLTKGRISQIHTKAILRLRQAFHQNGYSLDSFL; encoded by the coding sequence TTGAACTACGCCGTGAAAGAACCTAATTCTCTTCATCACTTATGGATCAAATTTCGCGAAAACCAGGATTCCCTTTCGCGTGAAACACTTGTGAAGCAATATGTCCATCTAGTCGAACAAATGGCAGGGCGAATGAGTGTCAGCGTCCCTGAGCGAATTTTTTCAAAAGAAGACCTCATGAGTTTAGGCTATATCGGATTGCTTGAAGCGATTGAGAAATTTGATTATACAAAAGGCTATCAATTTGAAACCTTTGGACTATGGCGCATAAAAGGGGCTATGCTCGATGGTATCCGAAAGATGGATTGGATCCCACGAGGCGTTCGAGACAAGGCAAAAAGATTAAACAGTGCGTTACGGGAGCTCGAACAACAATTCCTTCGCTCCCCAACCGATGCGGAGCTTAGCGATTATTTAAATCTGTCCCTTGATGAAGTAGATGAGACGATGTCCGCTCTTAGTCTATCAACGGTTCTCTCCTTAAATGAAACTTTGCCAACAACGAATGGAGAAGGAAAGGACCAGACTAGAATCGAAAGCATTGTAGACGAACAAAATCCTTCACAAGAACAACACATTCAAATGGAAGAATTCAAAACACTAATGGCAGACGTCATTGACCAAATGCCAGAAAAAGAACGACTCGTCATCTCCTTATTCTATTACGAAGGACTATCCAAAGTCGAAATCGCAGACGTACTCAACCTAACCAAAGGCCGAATCTCACAAATCCACACCAAAGCCATCCTCCGTCTCCGCCAAGCCTTCCACCAAAACGGCTACTCCCTCGACTCCTTCCTCTGA
- a CDS encoding flagellar biosynthetic protein FliO, which translates to MKRSCVVIAILLYLFSFHSTSYAAGLVASGDPSVYETIHSDNGKTQAPSTQTADHQSSSIFPLFLKFIVSFIVVIGLLFLALRYLTKRDKSLQSSGPIISLGGQSLGNNRSLQVLLIGQTIYIIGVGDTVTLIRSVSQGEEYQNLLESYESQGDAEPPKWLPKDPKQLWESVLGKQLQKLNQNRKED; encoded by the coding sequence ATGAAACGCTCATGTGTGGTTATTGCTATTCTCTTATATTTATTTTCATTTCATTCCACGAGTTATGCAGCCGGCTTAGTCGCTTCTGGAGACCCTTCTGTCTATGAGACGATTCATTCTGATAACGGGAAGACTCAAGCGCCATCGACTCAAACAGCCGATCATCAATCATCCTCCATTTTCCCATTATTCCTGAAATTTATCGTTTCTTTTATTGTTGTGATTGGCTTGCTATTCTTGGCACTTCGGTATTTAACGAAACGGGATAAATCGCTTCAATCCAGTGGACCGATTATATCGCTTGGCGGGCAATCGCTCGGAAATAATCGCTCCCTCCAAGTGCTGCTTATCGGCCAAACCATTTATATTATTGGAGTGGGCGATACGGTTACGCTTATTCGTTCCGTTTCTCAAGGTGAGGAGTATCAGAACCTTTTGGAAAGCTATGAAAGTCAAGGAGATGCCGAACCGCCAAAATGGTTACCCAAGGATCCGAAACAATTATGGGAGTCGGTTTTGGGTAAACAGTTACAGAAATTGAATCAAAACCGTAAAGAGGATTAA
- a CDS encoding glycosyltransferase family 2 protein, which yields MSMSQKVPEERPTLYIAVPCYNEEEVLPETVSRLSDVLSDLIKKQRIAPTSAMLLIDDGSKDQTWPMIKGFFETHPTVRGLKLARNAGHQNALYAGLMHAKEQADIVISIDADLQDDLNAIEKMVAKYHEGYEVVYGVRESRMTDTFFKRSTAQGFYTMMKKMGANIVFNHADFRLMSKRVLEELSSYQERNLFLRGIVPMIGFKSAEVYYSRSERFAGESKYPLKKMLAFAFDGITSLSVTPIRYVTGIGLVMFAISLIVGIYSIVHHFMGYAVAGWTSLIMSIWLIGGIQLMCLGLIGEYIGKIYKETKQRPKYHVESVLDDKANESRNSIKVLDKREGSKPANLDKIELDLINQRISHLRLK from the coding sequence ATGAGCATGAGTCAAAAAGTGCCTGAGGAAAGACCCACGCTGTACATCGCGGTTCCTTGCTACAACGAGGAAGAGGTGCTGCCGGAAACAGTCTCTCGCCTCTCCGATGTACTGAGCGATCTAATCAAAAAACAAAGGATCGCACCGACGAGCGCTATGCTGCTGATTGATGATGGCAGCAAGGATCAGACATGGCCGATGATCAAAGGCTTTTTTGAAACTCATCCAACCGTGAGAGGCCTAAAACTCGCCCGAAATGCTGGACATCAGAATGCCCTTTACGCCGGTCTTATGCATGCAAAGGAACAGGCTGATATTGTTATTTCCATAGATGCGGACCTCCAGGATGATCTGAATGCCATTGAGAAGATGGTCGCCAAATACCACGAGGGCTATGAGGTGGTTTATGGCGTACGAGAGAGCCGAATGACTGACACTTTTTTCAAACGCTCCACTGCACAGGGCTTCTATACCATGATGAAAAAAATGGGCGCCAACATCGTTTTCAATCATGCCGACTTTCGCTTGATGAGTAAACGAGTGCTGGAGGAGCTCTCAAGTTATCAGGAGCGAAATCTCTTCTTGCGGGGGATCGTACCAATGATCGGGTTTAAATCGGCCGAGGTTTATTACAGCCGATCAGAGCGGTTTGCCGGGGAATCCAAATATCCGCTGAAAAAGATGCTGGCATTTGCGTTTGATGGCATCACCTCACTAAGTGTGACCCCGATCCGTTATGTCACAGGGATTGGGCTTGTGATGTTCGCGATCTCCTTAATTGTGGGCATTTATTCGATCGTGCATCACTTTATGGGATATGCGGTCGCCGGCTGGACATCGCTTATCATGTCGATTTGGCTGATCGGCGGGATTCAGCTTATGTGTCTCGGTCTTATCGGAGAATATATTGGTAAAATTTATAAGGAGACCAAGCAGCGTCCAAAGTATCATGTAGAAAGCGTGCTTGATGACAAGGCCAACGAAAGTCGAAATTCCATTAAGGTGCTTGATAAACGAGAAGGATCAAAGCCTGCGAATTTAGATAAAATTGAACTCGATTTAATCAATCAAAGGATTAGCCATTTAAGGCTTAAATGA
- the fliP gene encoding flagellar type III secretion system pore protein FliP (The bacterial flagellar biogenesis protein FliP forms a type III secretion system (T3SS)-type pore required for flagellar assembly.) translates to MIRKILFLVPLLTLGGFSVSYAADSTTSLLPGINLGSSDPVDVSNTFKIILLITVLSIAPAILVLMTCFTRVIVVLGFVRNALGTQQTPPNQVLVGLALFLTLFIMGPTFEKVNHDALQPYMAGKITEETAYKKATDPMKEFMAKQTREKDLALFMDYEGKKIPKKIDNIPLRALVPAYSISELKTAFQMGFIIYIPFLIIDMIVSSVLMSMGMMMLPPVMISLPFKILLFILVDGWNLIIKSLLMSF, encoded by the coding sequence ATGATCAGAAAAATACTCTTCCTTGTTCCACTGCTGACGCTTGGTGGTTTCTCGGTTTCTTATGCAGCCGACTCAACAACATCGCTATTGCCCGGTATTAATCTAGGCTCGAGTGACCCAGTGGATGTATCGAACACCTTTAAAATCATTCTATTAATAACGGTCTTGTCGATTGCGCCGGCGATCTTAGTCTTAATGACTTGTTTTACGAGAGTCATCGTTGTCCTCGGCTTCGTTCGAAATGCTTTAGGGACGCAGCAAACGCCACCCAATCAGGTATTAGTTGGTTTAGCCTTATTTTTAACGTTGTTTATTATGGGACCTACTTTTGAGAAAGTGAATCACGATGCCTTGCAGCCGTATATGGCAGGCAAAATCACTGAAGAAACGGCCTACAAGAAAGCGACAGATCCAATGAAGGAATTCATGGCGAAGCAGACACGGGAAAAAGATCTTGCTTTATTTATGGATTATGAGGGGAAGAAGATTCCAAAGAAGATCGATAATATTCCGCTCCGCGCGCTCGTTCCAGCCTATTCCATAAGTGAGTTGAAAACCGCGTTTCAAATGGGATTTATCATTTATATTCCGTTTCTGATCATTGATATGATCGTCTCCAGTGTCTTAATGTCGATGGGGATGATGATGCTGCCGCCGGTGATGATTTCTCTACCGTTTAAGATTCTACTATTTATATTGGTTGATGGCTGGAATCTAATTATTAAGTCACTGTTAATGAGCTTCTAG
- the flhA gene encoding flagellar biosynthesis protein FlhA encodes MKIKDLSVLFVVILIVAMMIVPLPTILLDFLLICNICISLLILLVAMNTREALDFSIFPTALLLTTLFRLALNVSTTRSILSKANGGKVIETFGSFVIGGSPVVGFVVFLILVVIQFIVITKGSERVAEVAARFTLDAMPGKQMSIDADMNAGLISELEARERRRKIEQESDFYGAMDGASKFVKGDAIAGIIILLINVIGGFIIGMVIHGMGFAESAQTFTLLSVGDGLVSQVPALLISTATGITVTRAASEGNLGTDILNQVFSYPKLLYIVAGTIFVFGILTPIGIFLTLPVSAILAFGAFSMQRAVKKEDTLKEQIETEDKEEDIRNPEKVIGLLQMDTLELEIGYGLIPLADQKQGGDILDRVVMIRRQFALELGLVIPTIRIRDNLQLSPNQYVLKFRGSKIASGEVYLDHFLAMSQGVDQDTIEGIKVIEPAFGLPAVWVGMEAKQQAELMGYIIVDPPSVIATHLTEVLKRYAHQLIRREETKELIDNLKESHPNLVEELVPSLLSVGEVQKVLQNLLREQISIRDLATIFETLADYAHYTKDPRVLTEYVRQSLTRQITEQYAEDGVIHVLTAGATLERGISDSIQQTENGGYFLSIDPTISRKITDALQKEINRIVNAGGQPIFLTSPSIRMYLKQFVDKILPTVPVLAYTELEPDIEIQSIGVVNI; translated from the coding sequence ATGAAGATAAAAGATTTGTCAGTATTATTCGTTGTTATTTTAATCGTTGCAATGATGATCGTTCCACTACCAACAATATTATTAGATTTTCTCCTTATTTGTAATATTTGTATCTCTCTACTAATCTTGTTAGTTGCGATGAATACGAGAGAAGCGCTCGATTTTTCTATTTTTCCAACCGCTTTACTATTGACGACATTGTTTCGTCTCGCGCTCAATGTTTCGACCACAAGATCGATTCTGTCAAAGGCGAATGGTGGTAAAGTCATCGAGACATTTGGTTCCTTCGTTATCGGCGGAAGCCCTGTCGTTGGATTCGTAGTGTTTCTAATCCTCGTCGTCATTCAATTTATTGTTATTACAAAAGGATCTGAGCGTGTTGCTGAGGTGGCAGCTCGATTCACTTTGGATGCGATGCCGGGAAAACAAATGAGTATTGATGCCGATATGAACGCAGGGTTAATCAGCGAGCTAGAAGCCCGAGAGCGACGCCGGAAAATTGAGCAGGAATCCGATTTTTACGGAGCCATGGACGGTGCCAGTAAATTCGTTAAAGGTGATGCCATTGCCGGGATTATTATTCTATTAATTAACGTCATTGGCGGCTTTATTATCGGGATGGTCATCCATGGCATGGGATTTGCGGAATCCGCGCAAACTTTTACCTTATTGTCAGTGGGGGATGGACTAGTCAGTCAAGTACCGGCATTGTTAATCTCTACTGCAACCGGTATTACCGTGACACGTGCGGCCTCAGAGGGGAATTTGGGTACGGACATTCTGAACCAAGTCTTTAGTTATCCGAAACTCCTTTATATTGTCGCAGGGACGATTTTCGTTTTCGGTATCTTAACGCCAATTGGCATTTTCCTGACGTTACCCGTGTCCGCGATCTTAGCATTCGGTGCTTTTAGCATGCAAAGGGCTGTGAAAAAGGAAGATACTTTAAAAGAACAAATCGAAACAGAGGATAAGGAAGAAGATATTCGTAATCCGGAAAAAGTGATCGGTCTTCTTCAAATGGATACACTAGAACTAGAAATCGGCTATGGGCTCATCCCATTAGCTGACCAAAAGCAAGGCGGAGACATCTTGGATCGAGTGGTCATGATTAGAAGACAGTTTGCTCTTGAATTAGGGCTAGTGATCCCAACGATCCGTATTCGCGATAATTTACAACTGTCACCGAACCAATATGTCTTAAAATTCCGCGGCAGCAAAATTGCTTCCGGAGAGGTTTATCTTGATCATTTTCTAGCTATGAGTCAAGGGGTTGACCAAGACACGATTGAAGGAATTAAGGTGATCGAACCAGCATTTGGACTGCCGGCTGTTTGGGTAGGGATGGAAGCGAAACAGCAGGCTGAATTAATGGGGTATATCATTGTCGATCCGCCATCTGTTATCGCTACTCATTTGACAGAGGTTCTCAAAAGATATGCCCACCAGCTTATTCGGAGAGAAGAGACGAAGGAGCTCATCGACAATCTGAAGGAATCGCATCCGAATCTCGTCGAAGAGTTGGTGCCGAGTCTGTTATCTGTTGGCGAAGTCCAAAAGGTGCTTCAGAATCTGCTGCGTGAACAAATCTCGATTCGCGATCTAGCGACTATTTTTGAAACATTAGCCGATTATGCTCATTATACAAAGGATCCGAGGGTGTTAACCGAGTACGTTCGTCAGTCCTTAACGAGACAAATTACCGAACAATATGCTGAAGATGGCGTGATTCATGTCTTAACAGCGGGTGCAACGTTAGAAAGAGGAATTTCGGATTCCATCCAGCAAACGGAGAACGGCGGCTATTTTCTGTCGATTGATCCGACCATCTCAAGGAAAATTACAGACGCGCTGCAAAAAGAGATTAATCGCATTGTCAATGCAGGAGGCCAGCCGATTTTTCTAACATCGCCTTCTATAAGGATGTATCTCAAACAGTTCGTTGATAAAATCCTACCGACAGTCCCAGTTCTTGCTTACACGGAATTAGAGCCCGATATCGAGATTCAAAGTATAGGAGTGGTTAATATATGA
- the flhB gene encoding flagellar biosynthesis protein FlhB: MLRLDLQFFAGEKTERATPNKRREARKKGQVAKSQEVSSAFTLLLAFVFFMIGGKTFVEGCFNIYRDTFQDSMLLNLTISSTQQLFGQLLLESVKLVGPLLLVVLGAGLFANFVQVGFMFNMESLKMNLGKMNPLEGFKRLFSLRSLVELIKSILKMTITGFIVFTEIWNKRDLIVSIGQKSIWDASRLIGSLTIEIGLTASASLMVLAVADYLYQRFEYEKKLRMSKQDIKDEHKKMEGDPVIKGKRRARQRQMAMNRMMQDVPKADVIITNPTHFAVAIHYDIETMDAPKVIAKGQDHVALKIKEIAKEHKIMTVENRPLARTLFATVEIGETIPEELFNAVGEILAYVYYQEGRHKEMMA, from the coding sequence ATGCTTCGTCTTGATTTGCAATTCTTTGCCGGAGAAAAAACAGAAAGAGCAACACCCAATAAAAGGCGTGAGGCGAGAAAAAAGGGGCAGGTGGCCAAAAGCCAGGAAGTCTCCTCTGCTTTCACCTTATTACTCGCGTTTGTTTTTTTCATGATTGGCGGAAAAACTTTTGTTGAAGGCTGCTTTAACATCTACCGGGATACGTTTCAGGACAGTATGCTTTTGAATTTGACCATATCGAGCACTCAGCAATTATTTGGCCAATTATTATTGGAATCAGTGAAACTGGTAGGACCTCTGTTATTAGTGGTACTAGGAGCGGGGCTCTTTGCCAATTTTGTTCAAGTAGGCTTTATGTTTAATATGGAATCCTTGAAGATGAACCTAGGTAAAATGAACCCTCTAGAAGGCTTCAAACGACTTTTTTCACTTCGCTCTCTCGTGGAGTTGATTAAATCGATTTTAAAAATGACGATCACGGGCTTTATCGTGTTCACGGAGATCTGGAACAAGAGAGACTTGATCGTTTCGATCGGCCAGAAGAGCATTTGGGATGCGTCTCGACTCATTGGTTCTCTGACAATCGAAATTGGTCTGACGGCTTCAGCCTCTTTGATGGTCTTAGCCGTGGCGGACTATTTATATCAGAGGTTTGAATATGAGAAGAAGCTACGGATGTCAAAGCAGGATATAAAGGATGAGCATAAGAAGATGGAAGGGGATCCGGTCATTAAAGGAAAAAGACGAGCAAGGCAGCGGCAAATGGCGATGAACCGAATGATGCAGGATGTACCAAAAGCGGATGTGATCATTACGAATCCGACTCACTTTGCGGTCGCCATTCATTATGACATTGAAACGATGGATGCCCCTAAAGTCATTGCTAAAGGGCAAGATCATGTGGCACTTAAAATTAAAGAAATTGCTAAAGAGCATAAAATCATGACGGTCGAAAATCGGCCGTTAGCAAGGACCTTATTTGCAACTGTTGAAATAGGAGAAACGATTCCTGAAGAGTTATTCAATGCAGTAGGTGAGATATTAGCCTATGTTTACTATCAAGAAGGCAGACATAAAGAGATGATGGCATGA
- the fliJ gene encoding flagellar export protein FliJ: MTYHFTFQKVLDLKENEKEAAKQELGHVKRKQLELGEQLAEVDVHIEEALHQYNQVDRKTVMELLEIQEGIDYFNRQMNQLKTESKKLDHEVEEKQLVLIGKTQEAKTWNQWKEKSKAAFIKQMEQKEQAVLDEMAVLRYTRRT, translated from the coding sequence ATGACGTATCATTTTACATTTCAGAAAGTCCTTGATTTAAAAGAGAATGAAAAAGAAGCAGCGAAGCAAGAATTAGGACATGTGAAACGCAAACAATTGGAACTCGGCGAGCAACTGGCAGAGGTTGACGTTCATATAGAGGAAGCCTTACATCAATACAATCAGGTTGATCGAAAAACGGTGATGGAACTGTTGGAAATCCAGGAGGGGATTGACTATTTCAATCGCCAAATGAATCAACTGAAAACGGAATCCAAGAAGCTTGACCATGAAGTGGAAGAAAAGCAACTCGTTCTAATAGGAAAGACACAAGAAGCGAAAACATGGAATCAATGGAAGGAAAAATCGAAGGCTGCTTTTATAAAACAAATGGAACAAAAAGAGCAGGCAGTTCTTGATGAAATGGCTGTACTAAGATATACCCGAAGAACATGA
- the flhF gene encoding flagellar biosynthesis protein FlhF, with protein MKTEKVIADTMPLALKMVRQKLGDNAIIVNSRTVKTGGLLGLFTKQKFEITAYSMDDEDQAEAESSFQAELRRQKEKLMEKNKTNETVTEKKESQTSGFHKKPQQLYNYYAQKETEPEKPEKLEKPEPPASAVPVEKDDHLLTELQNMRKLMTTMMMDDKKNTGLPPSLIHWLDHLKKQGVNEEVIQHIVTSLLNKYETLSHLQEQTIKEEIFAIVKSIIEKRIPESLEVNEKTRLINLIGPTGVGKTTSIAKLATEQVLKQKRRVAMITTDVYRIAAVEQLKIYSGILNVPIEIVHSADELEAALKKLEHYDLVYMDTTGRNYREAEHREAIDQFLNQPILSDNYLVLSLTTKYEDMEQLLNEFLKSPVKKLILTKFDETGSYGSILNIAFNYPYQLAYITNGQSVPKDITVIDPERIADFLLGEG; from the coding sequence ATGAAGACCGAAAAAGTAATCGCGGATACGATGCCACTAGCCCTTAAAATGGTCCGGCAAAAGCTTGGGGATAACGCGATCATCGTTAATTCAAGAACCGTTAAGACAGGTGGGCTCTTAGGGCTTTTTACGAAACAAAAATTCGAAATTACGGCTTATTCGATGGATGACGAGGACCAGGCAGAAGCAGAATCCTCATTCCAAGCAGAACTGCGAAGGCAGAAAGAAAAGTTGATGGAGAAAAATAAAACGAACGAAACGGTGACGGAGAAGAAAGAAAGCCAAACTTCAGGCTTTCACAAGAAACCGCAGCAGCTCTACAATTATTATGCTCAAAAAGAGACAGAACCTGAAAAGCCTGAAAAACTTGAAAAGCCAGAGCCGCCTGCAAGCGCAGTGCCTGTTGAAAAGGACGATCATCTACTTACAGAACTCCAAAACATGCGAAAACTGATGACGACGATGATGATGGACGATAAGAAAAACACGGGCCTTCCGCCAAGCCTCATTCATTGGTTGGATCATTTGAAAAAACAAGGTGTGAATGAAGAGGTCATCCAGCATATTGTTACGTCATTACTTAATAAGTATGAAACTTTATCGCACCTACAAGAGCAGACGATCAAAGAAGAAATCTTTGCGATCGTCAAATCCATCATTGAAAAGAGGATCCCGGAATCGCTCGAAGTCAATGAAAAGACACGGCTCATTAATCTGATCGGACCGACTGGTGTGGGAAAAACAACGTCCATTGCAAAACTTGCAACGGAGCAGGTGTTAAAGCAAAAAAGAAGAGTCGCGATGATTACAACGGATGTCTATCGAATAGCTGCCGTTGAACAGCTGAAGATCTATTCCGGTATTTTAAATGTCCCGATTGAGATTGTTCATTCAGCCGATGAATTAGAAGCCGCTCTGAAAAAGCTTGAGCATTATGATTTAGTTTACATGGATACGACAGGCCGAAATTATCGCGAGGCAGAACATCGCGAAGCCATTGATCAGTTTTTAAATCAACCCATTTTGAGTGACAATTATTTGGTACTAAGCTTAACGACCAAATATGAAGACATGGAGCAGCTCTTAAATGAATTCTTAAAAAGTCCTGTTAAAAAACTCATTTTAACTAAATTTGATGAAACCGGAAGCTATGGCTCGATATTAAATATTGCCTTTAACTATCCCTATCAATTAGCCTATATCACGAATGGACAAAGCGTTCCAAAGGATATTACGGTCATCGACCCAGAGAGGATAGCCGATTTCTTATTAGGAGAGGGATAA
- a CDS encoding MinD/ParA family protein has protein sequence MDQAHILREYMLRFNEQQQHPSLSRVITVTSGKGGVGKSNFTLNFALGLKASGKKVVILDCDFSAANINILMGVFPRYGLADIMNQRKTIWETIEKGVNGIEYIYGGLELEDLEKLNPASFSYFWDQVQMLQTYCDFILLDTGAGISKHLVDFILASDETMLITTPEPTSVADAYGVLKAVAKHSKETPSSIRLVVNKAQSYRDGLETSRALKNTCRKFLKMNLNTLGFILEDPHVSKAVRSQQAFSIAFPKTEASRNIKEIVRAYLPDSDKGAPPKGLRRFFEKVIAMAQTR, from the coding sequence ATGGACCAAGCACACATTCTTCGCGAATACATGCTTCGATTTAATGAACAGCAGCAGCATCCCTCGCTCTCACGGGTCATCACCGTTACCAGTGGGAAGGGAGGAGTCGGCAAATCGAATTTCACCCTTAATTTTGCTTTAGGCTTAAAGGCTTCTGGAAAGAAAGTCGTTATCTTGGATTGTGATTTTTCGGCCGCCAATATCAATATTTTGATGGGGGTTTTCCCACGGTACGGGCTTGCGGATATCATGAATCAGCGAAAGACGATTTGGGAGACCATCGAAAAAGGGGTCAATGGCATTGAATATATATACGGAGGTCTCGAATTGGAGGACTTAGAAAAGTTAAATCCAGCTTCGTTTTCCTATTTTTGGGATCAAGTTCAGATGCTTCAGACCTACTGTGATTTTATTTTACTGGATACCGGTGCTGGAATTTCCAAGCATCTCGTCGATTTTATCTTGGCATCCGATGAAACGATGTTAATTACGACTCCTGAGCCCACCTCTGTTGCGGATGCATACGGCGTATTGAAGGCTGTGGCGAAGCATTCGAAGGAGACGCCGTCGTCGATTCGATTAGTGGTGAACAAAGCCCAATCTTATCGTGATGGGCTCGAAACATCCCGTGCTTTAAAAAATACGTGCAGAAAATTTTTGAAGATGAATTTGAACACATTAGGATTTATTCTTGAGGATCCGCATGTCAGTAAGGCGGTACGCAGTCAACAGGCCTTCTCAATCGCTTTTCCTAAGACAGAAGCCTCTAGGAATATCAAAGAAATCGTTCGTGCCTATTTGCCTGACAGTGACAAAGGAGCACCTCCCAAAGGCCTTAGGCGATTCTTTGAAAAAGTCATAGCGATGGCTCAAACTCGGTAG